The Rhododendron vialii isolate Sample 1 chromosome 5a, ASM3025357v1 genome contains a region encoding:
- the LOC131327390 gene encoding cell division control protein 48 homolog C-like, with translation MKIARFTPGFVGADLSALADKAGNLALKRIIDRRKSELYREPQGGDHTEDWWRNPWLPEEIESLSITMADFEEAVKLVQPSSRIEGFSAIPSVKWEDVGGLHLLKRQEFYPYIVRRIKYPEDYEEFGVDLEIGFLLYGPPGCGKTLIAKAVANEA, from the exons ATGAAGATAGCCAGGTTCACACCAGGGTTCGTTGGAGCTGACTTGTCAGCTCTAGCTGATAAAGCTGGCAACCTTGCTTTGAAGAGAATCATCGACAGAAGAAAGTCTGAGCTATACAGAGAACCTCAGGGTGGGGATCATACTGAAGACTGGTGGAGGAATCCATGGCTGCCTGAAGAGATTGAAAGTCTAAGCATCACTATGGCTGATTTTGAG GAAGCAGTTAAATTGGTTCAACCTTCCTCAAGAATAGAAGGGTTTTCTGCCATTCCAAGTGTAAAATGGGAAGATGTTGGAGGGCTTCATTTGCTAAAAAGGCAGGAGTTTTACCCTTATATAGTTAGGCGCATAAAATATCCTGAGGATTATGAG GAATTTGGGGTAGATTTGGAGATAGGATTTTTGCTGTATGGACCTCCAGGCTGTGGCAAGACATTGATTGCTAAGGCTGTTGCTAATGAGGCATGA